In Astatotilapia calliptera chromosome 23, fAstCal1.2, whole genome shotgun sequence, a genomic segment contains:
- the LOC113015805 gene encoding aryl hydrocarbon receptor-like isoform X2 translates to MMAVALKNRLSSGTNRSSDHNNASKTTGATEIQIPEGELLLQALNGFVLVVTAEGIIFFCSHTIQDYLGFHQTDVMHQSVFELIHTDDQQEFKRNLHWALNPPVSLEPPTDPPDGKSVSTSSCLVSYNPEQLPPENSSFLERSFVCRFRCLLDNSFGFLALNIQGRLKFLHGQSRQQCDSDRTTPPQLALFAIATPLQPPAILEIRTRNMIFRTKHKLDFTPMACDAKGKIVLGYTEAELRVRGSGYQFIHAADMLYCAENHVRMIKTGESGLTVFRLLTKDNRWKWVQANARLIYKNGKPDYIIATQRPLADEEGGEHLRKRSMHLPFTFATGEALLYQTGYPLHGFSDPLQGKARGSKSKKSKGEKGSSDELDPKSLLGALMSQDESVYVCQPDTEPKVSYHSTLFSEQQSRADGLGALFSGDSWYVVSSEESPGERNGKTSSFDPLLTTLDSLSLDGEETCSNSELFSALENLGLNAEDLERLLLDERMMHVELDPDHIPTLSDLLTNNEILSYIHDSLEGASERQEQVNTGRFGSSNHQSNSVSAQSVSQQVCLTAGPVTGGPDSHWVVRTGNHHNRHHTNHNKATELDSKHANAPQWQLQQEQLSAPLQYLQVSSESTLLSGFQNNLLGPTLNGSCIPNGLSAFPPSVVAGHQHYSISGTDGAVLNDSTLQEVCQSLVSTVQPYQLLGHHKHEQTEELEQLLVLTQPPHSVPSLETYGVFAATQDSTHSKLENGCLLGAASTAYVRTCLMSNGNAVATGDIPVPCPDELPALQDSQKSGFFL, encoded by the exons ACTGATGTGATGCACCAGAGTGTGTTTGAGCTGATCCACACTGATGACCAGCAGGAATTCAAGAGGAACCTGCACTGGGCCCTCAACCCCCCTGTGAGCCTCGAACCCCCAACAGATCCTCCAG ATGGGAAATCGGTGTCGACCTCTTCCTGCCTGGTGAGCTACAATCCCGAACAGCTGCCCCCTGAAAACTCATCCTTCCTGGAGCGAAGTTTCGTCTGCCGCTTCCGCTGTTTGTTGGACAATTCCTTCGGCTTCCTG GCGCTCAACATCCAGGGTCGGCTGAAGTTCCTTCACGGCCAGAGCCGGCAGCAGTGCGATAGCGACCGAACCACGCCGCCCCAGCTGGCGCTCTTTGCCATCGCCACGCCCCTCCAGCCTCCAGCCATCCTGGAAATCAGGACGCGGAACATGATCTTCAGGACCAAACACAAGCTGGACTTCACGCCCATGGCGTGCGATGCAAA ggGTAAGATAGTTCTGGGATACACCGAGGCGGAGCTGAGAGTGCGAGGTTCAGGATACCAGTTCATCCACGCTGCTGACATGCTGTACTGCGCCGAAAATCACGTCCGTA TGATAAAGACGGGTGAGAGCGGCCTCACCGTCTTTAGGCTGCTCACCAAGGACAACAGGTGGAAGTGGGTCCAGGCCAACGCCCGGCTCATTTACAAGAACGGCAAGCCAGACTACATCATCGCCACTCAGAGGCCTTTGGC GGACGAAGAAGGAGGGGAACACCTGAGGAAGAGATCTATGCATCTCCCCTTCACCTTTGCCACCGGTGAGGCTTTGCTCTACCAAACTGGGTATCCGCTGCACGGCTTCTCCGACCCGCTCCAGGGCAAAGCCAGAGGCAGCAAGTCCAAGAAAAGCAAAGGAGAGAAGGGCTCTTCAGATGAGCTGGACCCAAAGTCCCTACTGGGGGCGCTGATGAGTCAGGATGAGTCCGTATACGTATGCCAGCCAGATACGGAGCCTAAAGTGTCCTACCACAGCACTCTTTTCAGTGAGCAGCAGAGCAGGGCTGATGGTCTGGGTGCTTTGTTCAGTGGTGACAGCTGGTATGTCGTCTCTAGCGAGGAGTCGCCAGGGGAACGCAACGGCAAAACCTCCAGTTTTGACCCCCTTCTGACCACATTGGACTCTCTGTCTCTCGATGGAGAGGAAACATGCTCCAACAGCGAACTGTTCAGCGCCCTAGAGAATCTGGGCCTAAATGCTGAGGACCTGGAGCGGCTGCTGCTGGACGAGAGGATGATGCATGTGGAACTGGACCCAGATCACATCCCAACTCTCAGTGACCTTCTCACCAACAACGAAATCCTCTCCTACATTCACGACTCTCTGGAGGGTGCGAGCGAGAGGCAGGAACAGGTGAACACAGGCAGATTTGGGTCCTCAAACCACCAGTCAAACTCAGTTTCTGCCCAAAGTGTCTCCCAGCAGGTGTGCTTGACTGCTGGACCAGTGACGGGGggacctgacagtcactgggtGGTACGGACGGGGAATCACCACAACCGTCATCACACCAACCATAACAAAGCCACGGAGCTGGACAGCAAACATGCGAACGCTCCACAGTGGCAGCTGCAACAGGAACAGctctctgcccccctccagTACCTGCAGGTAAGCAGTGAGAGCACTCTGTTGTCTGGCTTCCAGAATAATCTGCTCGGACCGACTTTAAACGGGTCCTGCATCCCAAATGGACTCTCAGCTTTTCCCCCAAGCGTGGTTGCTGGACACCAACATTACAGCATCAGTGGCACAGACGGCGCAGTGTTAAATGACTCTACGTTACAGGAGGTCTGTCAAAGTTTGGTGAGCACTGTGCAGCCCTACCAGCTGCTGGGACACCATAAGCATGAACAGACTGAGGAGCTGGAGCAGTTACTGGTCCTGACACAGCCACCGCACAGTGTACCATCCTTAGAGACCTATGGTGTGTTTGCTGCCACCCAAGACTCCACTCACAGCAAG CTGGAGAATGGCTGCCTCCTTGGAGCCGCAAGCACGGCGTACGTCAGGACGTGTCTGATGTCCAATGGGAACGCAGTGGCCACAGGCGACATCCCAGTCCCATGCCCAGATGAACTTCCTGCCCTTCAGGACTCCCAGAAATCTGGATTTTTCCTCTGA